A DNA window from Camelina sativa cultivar DH55 chromosome 13, Cs, whole genome shotgun sequence contains the following coding sequences:
- the LOC104734131 gene encoding F-box/LRR-repeat protein 3-like isoform X2, with product MKKVKHQQMKPFDLLSEELVFIILDLISPNPSDLKSFSLTCKFFYQVEAKHRRSLKPLRSDYLPRILSRYRNTSDLDLTFCPRVTDYSLSVVGCLSGPTLHSLDLSRSASFSAAGLLRLAVKCANLVEIDLSNATEMRDADAAVLAEARSLQRLKLGRCKMLTDMGIGCIAVGCKRLSTVSLKWCVGVGDLGVALLAVKCCDIRSLDLSYLPITGKCLHDILKLQHLEELLIEGCFGVDDDSLKSLTHDSKSLKKLNASSCQNLTHRGLTSLLSGAGCLQTLDLAHCSSVISLDFASSLKKVSALQSIRLDGCSVTSDGLKAIGTLCSSLKEVSLSKCVTVTDEGLSSLVMKLKDLRKLDITCCRKLSGVSITQIANSCPVLVSLKMESCSLVSREAFWLIGQKCRLLEELDLTDNEIDDEGLKSISSCLSLTSLKLGICLNITDKGPSYVGTCCSNLRELDLYRSVGITDIGISSIAQGCIHLETINISYCQDITDKSLVSLSKCTLLQTFEGRGCPNITSQGLAAIAVRCKRLAKLDLKKCPSINDSGLLALAHFSQNLKQINVSDTAVTDVGLISLANIGCLQNIAVVNSSGLSPSGVAAALLGCGGLRKAKLHASLRTFLPLSLIHHLEARGCAFLWKDNTLQAELDPKYWKLQLEDVVP from the exons atgaagaaGGTAAAGCATCAGCAGATGAAGCCTTTCGATCTTCTCTCGGAGGAGCTGGTGTTCATCATCCTCGACCTCATCTCTCCAAACCCTTCCGATCTCAAATCCTTCTCCCTCACTTGTAAATTCTTCTACCAAGTCGAGGCCAAGCACCGCAGATCCCTCAAACCTCTCCGTTCCGACTACCTCCCTCGAATCTTGTCCCGTTACCGCAATACCTCCGATCTCGATCTCACCTTCTGCCCTCGCGTCACTGACTACTCCCTCAGCGTCGTCGGCTGCCTCTCCGGCCCTACTCTCCATTCCCTCGACCTATCCCGCTCCGCCTCCTTCTCCGCCGCGGGTCTCCTTCGGCTGGCCGTCAAATGTGCCAATCTCGTGGAGATTGACCTGTCCAACGCCACCGAGATGAGGGACGCGGACGCCGCGGTGTTGGCGGAGGCCAGGAGTCTCCAGAGGCTCAAGCTTGGCAGATGCAAGATGCTGACGGACATGGGAATCGGATGTATAGCTGTTGGATGCAAGAGGCTCAGTACGGTCAGCTTGAAATGGTGTGTTGGCGTCGGAGATTTAGGCGTCGCTTTGCTTGCCGTCAAATGCTGTGACATTCGCTCCTTAGACCTCTCCTACTTGCCT ATCACAGGCAAGTGTTTGCATGATATTCTGAAACTTCAACACCTTGAAGAACTTCTTATAGAAGGATGCTTTGGAGTTGATGATGACAGTCTTAAATCACTCACACATGATTCCAAGTCATTGAAG AAGCTTAATGCATCGAGCTGCCAGAATTTAACTCACAGAGGTTTAACCTCACTTTTAAGCGGGGCAGGATGTCTTCAGACACTTGATCTAGCACACTGTTCTTCT GTGATTTCATTGGATTTTGCAAGTAGCTTAAAGAAGGTTTCAGCATTACAGTCAATCAGGTTGGATGGTTGTTCTGTTACATCTGACGGTTTGAAAGCGATAGGCACTTTGTGCAGTTCCCTGAAGGAGGTTAGCCTAAGCAAATGTGTGACCGTAACTGATGAAGGTCTCTCTTCTCTAGTAATGAAACTGAAAGACCTCAGAAAACTTGACATCACATGTTGCCGGAAACTAAGTGGAGTTTCAATCACCCAAATCGCCAATTCATGTCCCGTACTTGTCTCTTTGAAGATGGAGTCTTGTTCTCTTGTTTCCAGAGAGGCCTTTTGGTTGATCGGACAGAAGTGTCGGCTACTTGAAGAGCTTGACTTAACTGACAACGAGATTGATGATGAAg GACTGAAATCCATATCTAGTTGTCTTAGTCTTACCTCGTTAAAGCTGGGAATTTGTCTTAACATAACAGACAAAGGGCCCTCATATGTTGGGACATGCTGCTCAAATCTCCGTGAACTTGATCTCTACAG GTCAGTGGGAATAACAGACATAGGCATCTCCTCGATTGCCCAAG GCTGCATTCATCTCGAAACAATTAACATATCATACTGCCAAGACATCACAGACAAGTCCCTGGTTTCATTGTCCAAATGCACGTTGTTACAAACATTCGAGGGTCGGGGATGTCCTAACATCACGTCCCAAGGACTTGCGGCCATTGCTGTTCGTTGCAAGCGACTTGCCAAGCTCGACTTGAAGAAGTGCCCATCAATCAATGATTCTGGGTTGCTAGCTCTCGCTCACTTCTCACAGAATCTCAAACAG ATAAACGTGTCGGACACAGCGGTGACTGACGTGGGACTTATCTCCCTAGCCAACATTGGGTGTTTACAGAACATAGCGGTGGTGAACTCGAGTGGTTTAAGCCCGAGCGGAGTAGCAGCAGCCTTGCTGGGGTGTGGAGGATTAAGGAAAGCGAAACTCCATGCTTCCCTAAGAACATTCCTTCCTCTGTCTCTAATCCACCACTTGGAAGCTCGTGGTTGTGCTTTCCTCTGGAAAGACAATACACTTCAG GCGGAGTTGGATCCTAAGTACTGGAAGTTACAGCTGGAAGATGTTGTGCCTTAA
- the LOC104734131 gene encoding F-box/LRR-repeat protein 3-like isoform X1, whose protein sequence is MKKVKHQQMKPFDLLSEELVFIILDLISPNPSDLKSFSLTCKFFYQVEAKHRRSLKPLRSDYLPRILSRYRNTSDLDLTFCPRVTDYSLSVVGCLSGPTLHSLDLSRSASFSAAGLLRLAVKCANLVEIDLSNATEMRDADAAVLAEARSLQRLKLGRCKMLTDMGIGCIAVGCKRLSTVSLKWCVGVGDLGVALLAVKCCDIRSLDLSYLPITGKCLHDILKLQHLEELLIEGCFGVDDDSLKSLTHDSKSLKKLNASSCQNLTHRGLTSLLSGAGCLQTLDLAHCSSVISLDFASSLKKVSALQSIRLDGCSVTSDGLKAIGTLCSSLKEVSLSKCVTVTDEGLSSLVMKLKDLRKLDITCCRKLSGVSITQIANSCPVLVSLKMESCSLVSREAFWLIGQKCRLLEELDLTDNEIDDEGLKSISSCLSLTSLKLGICLNITDKGPSYVGTCCSNLRELDLYRSVGITDIGISSIAQGCIHLETINISYCQDITDKSLVSLSKCTLLQTFEGRGCPNITSQGLAAIAVRCKRLAKLDLKKCPSINDSGLLALAHFSQNLKQINVSDTAVTDVGLISLANIGCLQNIAVVNSSGLSPSGVAAALLGCGGLRKAKLHASLRTFLPLSLIHHLEARGCAFLWKDNTLQAELDPKYWKLQLEDVVP, encoded by the exons atgaagaaGGTAAAGCATCAGCAGATGAAGCCTTTCGATCTTCTCTCGGAGGAGCTGGTGTTCATCATCCTCGACCTCATCTCTCCAAACCCTTCCGATCTCAAATCCTTCTCCCTCACTTGTAAATTCTTCTACCAAGTCGAGGCCAAGCACCGCAGATCCCTCAAACCTCTCCGTTCCGACTACCTCCCTCGAATCTTGTCCCGTTACCGCAATACCTCCGATCTCGATCTCACCTTCTGCCCTCGCGTCACTGACTACTCCCTCAGCGTCGTCGGCTGCCTCTCCGGCCCTACTCTCCATTCCCTCGACCTATCCCGCTCCGCCTCCTTCTCCGCCGCGGGTCTCCTTCGGCTGGCCGTCAAATGTGCCAATCTCGTGGAGATTGACCTGTCCAACGCCACCGAGATGAGGGACGCGGACGCCGCGGTGTTGGCGGAGGCCAGGAGTCTCCAGAGGCTCAAGCTTGGCAGATGCAAGATGCTGACGGACATGGGAATCGGATGTATAGCTGTTGGATGCAAGAGGCTCAGTACGGTCAGCTTGAAATGGTGTGTTGGCGTCGGAGATTTAGGCGTCGCTTTGCTTGCCGTCAAATGCTGTGACATTCGCTCCTTAGACCTCTCCTACTTGCCT ATCACAGGCAAGTGTTTGCATGATATTCTGAAACTTCAACACCTTGAAGAACTTCTTATAGAAGGATGCTTTGGAGTTGATGATGACAGTCTTAAATCACTCACACATGATTCCAAGTCATTGAAG AAGCTTAATGCATCGAGCTGCCAGAATTTAACTCACAGAGGTTTAACCTCACTTTTAAGCGGGGCAGGATGTCTTCAGACACTTGATCTAGCACACTGTTCTTCT GTGATTTCATTGGATTTTGCAAGTAGCTTAAAGAAGGTTTCAGCATTACAGTCAATCAGGTTGGATGGTTGTTCTGTTACATCTGACGGTTTGAAAGCGATAGGCACTTTGTGCAGTTCCCTGAAGGAGGTTAGCCTAAGCAAATGTGTGACCGTAACTGATGAAGGTCTCTCTTCTCTAGTAATGAAACTGAAAGACCTCAGAAAACTTGACATCACATGTTGCCGGAAACTAAGTGGAGTTTCAATCACCCAAATCGCCAATTCATGTCCCGTACTTGTCTCTTTGAAGATGGAGTCTTGTTCTCTTGTTTCCAGAGAGGCCTTTTGGTTGATCGGACAGAAGTGTCGGCTACTTGAAGAGCTTGACTTAACTGACAACGAGATTGATGATGAAg GACTGAAATCCATATCTAGTTGTCTTAGTCTTACCTCGTTAAAGCTGGGAATTTGTCTTAACATAACAGACAAAGGGCCCTCATATGTTGGGACATGCTGCTCAAATCTCCGTGAACTTGATCTCTACAG GTCAGTGGGAATAACAGACATAGGCATCTCCTCGATTGCCCAAGGCTGCATTCATCTCGAAACAATTAACATATCATACTGCCAAGACATCACAGACAAGTCCCTGGTTTCATTGTCCAAATGCACGTTGTTACAAACATTCGAGGGTCGGGGATGTCCTAACATCACGTCCCAAGGACTTGCGGCCATTGCTGTTCGTTGCAAGCGACTTGCCAAGCTCGACTTGAAGAAGTGCCCATCAATCAATGATTCTGGGTTGCTAGCTCTCGCTCACTTCTCACAGAATCTCAAACAG ATAAACGTGTCGGACACAGCGGTGACTGACGTGGGACTTATCTCCCTAGCCAACATTGGGTGTTTACAGAACATAGCGGTGGTGAACTCGAGTGGTTTAAGCCCGAGCGGAGTAGCAGCAGCCTTGCTGGGGTGTGGAGGATTAAGGAAAGCGAAACTCCATGCTTCCCTAAGAACATTCCTTCCTCTGTCTCTAATCCACCACTTGGAAGCTCGTGGTTGTGCTTTCCTCTGGAAAGACAATACACTTCAG GCGGAGTTGGATCCTAAGTACTGGAAGTTACAGCTGGAAGATGTTGTGCCTTAA
- the LOC109128506 gene encoding protein SCAR4-like: MEKFLKNSSPYCERVHGTLDQSSPAIETEVTVCSVREELQIPSLVYPNTRKYNKMEIEYIADEKRLEIPVNEESLPNIEGGPDICLERSSSVNSCCKANNETDTPVSMESEAKEADSDDRASCDLGFPGFGQTQICTNAEVTQTEDLSHFSSVLHHSPKEGESSSLLRTDFERSSLEGKPYEAEQTSFSLSCYENPANLAEDSGSRLELQSNKVNAHKIVLKSSEACDVLEDGRDPMLNISPEAHPEYLLKLTQVSYDASEGGSNVDHSQHVFSVDTGSEISLSALVEDQFSSITNQEVEALEPEDISSEAGHSIPDSKSSLKETPSTLESDFILPNPYISTLDDLEDKTNSQDISSTNPKQFKHISTSEISSENGTLMSDTPRELHTGCSDLSASSSREDVLANPDLPEISSHSGQEDPQTMSIVADDDSSAPAVPIPDTPRLGTCFAGDVDHDNHTGLDNKADTIPDIDLETISEPQENLLDTEECLSPECCLQTQNQGKESPSETGSANPITASVESLPTQSGPVGVQVSTSEEALTCNETLFPSSIAEIEALHAPNQETFTSLNDHISEFVLSMDLTDGEDCLDVSPESMLPFSMAFDETPQADPEITPPLPPLPPTQWWIGKLVESTEMPSLAGSGNNSFYIHRDENTQNGSVQATEAQYLSKASTTDGDNHNSHVYREDCRVEGVSTCVETTLNEPSKAAEEQSTSAVSGTSGTYMHNDESTLKCLNKTVESPLAEEVSLEADWRDEAMALEWSSQNLREHSNPHPAKLDEEPQVDRSHESLVIGMDRSMLRKVSEENRTQVGARADENDLLLQIIRSKSFNLRPADASVRANFQVAVPKTNLKVAAILEKANTLRQAMAGSDDEHDSDSWSE; the protein is encoded by the exons ATGGAAAAATTCCTCAAGAATTCGTCGCCGTACTGTGAAAGAGTTCATGGGACTCTGGATCAGTCATCTCCGGCAATCGAAACTGAAGTTACAGTATGCAGCGTACGAGAAGAGTTACAAATACCTTCCCTAGTTTATCCAAACACTAGAAAATACAATAAGATGGAGATTGAATATATTGCTGATGAGAAAAGACTTGAAATTCCGGTTAATGAGGAGTCTTTACCGAACATAGAGGGAGGACCAGATATTTGTTTAGAAAGAAGCTCTTCTGTGAATTCGTGTTGCAAGGCGAACAATGAAACAGATACACCTGTTTCCATGGAGTCAGAAGCAAAGGAAGCAGACAGTGATGACAGGGCTAGCTGTGACCTTGGATTTCCAGGATTTGGTCAGACGCAGATCTGTACTAATGCAGAGGTGACTCAAACAGAGGATCTGTCTCACTTTTCTAGTGTGTTGCACCACTCACCAAAGGAAGGAGAATCTTCTAGTCTTTTGCGCACTGATTTCGAGAGATCTTCTCTTGAAGGTAAACCATATGAAGCTGAACAAACATCTTTCAGTTTGTCTTGTTATGAGAATCCTGCAAATCTTGCCGAAGATTCTGGAAGTCGTTTGGAGCTGCAGTCCAACAAAGTAAATGCTCATAAAATTGTGTTGAAATCATCTGAAGCTTGCGATGTCTTGGAAGACGGAAGAGATCCGATGCTTAATATTTCCCCTGAAGCTCACCCAGAGTATCTGTTAAAGCTTACACAAGTGTCATACGACGCATCCGAGGGTGGAAGCAATGTTGATCATTCTCAACATGTTTTCAGTGTGGACACTGGTTCTGAGATATCTTTAAGTGCTTTAGTTGAAGACCAGTTCTCATCTATAACCAATCAAGAGGTAGAGGCTTTGGAACCCGAGGACATATCTTCTGAAGCTGGTCATTCCATTCCAGATAGCAAAAGCAGTTTAAAAGAAACACCATCAACATTGGAGTCCGATTTTATTCTTCCAAATCCGTATATTAGCACACTTGACGACTTGGAAGATAAAACCAACTCCCAAGACATATCTTCCACGAATCCTAAACAGTTTAAACATATTTCAACTTCTGAAATCAGTTCAGAAAATGGAACTCTGATGTCAGATACTCCAAGAGAACTTCACACAGGATGCAGTGACCTCTCAGCCTCATCTTCTCGTGAAGACGTATTGGCCAATCCTGATCTGCCTGAGATATCTTCGCATTCTGGACAGGAGGATCCACAAACCATGTCTATAGTTGCAGATGATGATAGTAGTGCGCCTGCAGTACCAATTCCTGATACGCCAAGACTTGGTACTTGTTTTGCAGGTGATGTCGATCACGATAACCATACTGGCCTGGATAATAAGGCCGATACCATTCCCGACATAGACTTGGAAACTATTAGTGAACCACAGGAGAATCTTTTAGATACTGAAGAATGTCTTTCACCTGAGTGTTGCTTACAAACACAGAACCAAGGGAAAGAGAGTCCATCAGAAACCGGGTCAGCAAATCCAATAACAGCATCAGTCGAGTCTCTTCCTACACAAAGTGGACCTGTTGGTGTTCAGGTTTCAACTTCAGAGGAAGCGTTAACTTGCAACGAAACGCTTTTCCCTTCAAGCATAGCAGAAATAGAAGCTCTTCATGCACCAAACCAGGAAACTTTCACATCATTAAATGATCATATCTCTGAGTTTGTTCTTTCCATGGATCTGACTGATGGAGAAGATTGCTTGGACGTGTCCCCTGAATCCATGCTTCCCTTCTCCATGGCCTTCGATGAAACACCGCAGGCAGATCCAGAGATAACACCTCCGCTTCCGCCTCTTCCTCCGACACAATGGTGGATAGGGAAGCTGGTTGAATCAACCGAAATGCCATCACTTGCAGGTAGTGGAAACAATAGTTTCTACATTCATAGGGATGAAAACACACAGAACGGATCAGTTCAAGCGACCGAGGCACAGTATCTATCAAAAGCGTCGACTACAGATGGTGACAACCACAATTCTCATGTGTATAGAGAAGATTGTAGAGTGGAAGGCGTGTCAACTTGTGTAGAAACTACTCTGAATGAACCATCTAAAGCAGCTGAGGAACAGTCAACTTCAGCAGTCAGTGGAACAAGCGGCACCTATATGCATAACGATGAAAGTACACTGAAGTGTTTGAATAAAACAGTGGAGTCACCACTTGCAGAGGAAGTATCATTAGAAGCTGACTGGAGAGATGAAGCAATGGCACTCGAATGGTCTAGTCAGAACTTAAGAGAGCATAGCAATCCTCACCCAGCAAAGTTAGATGAGGAACCTCAGGTTGATCGTTCACATGAATCGCTTGTTATTGGCATGGACAGAAGCATG TTGAGGAAAGTATCTGAAGAGAACAGGACACAAGTTGGAGCTAGAGCGGACGAGAATGATTTACTATTGCAGATCATAAGGAGCAAG TCGTTCAACCTGAGACCAGCGGATGCCTCGGTGAGAGCAAACTTTCAAGTAGCTGTTCCAAAAACCAACTTGAAGGTCGCTGCGATTCTAGAGAAAGCCAATACTCTTCGccag gcAATGGCGGGAAGTGACGACGAGCACGATTCAGATAGCTGGAGTGAATGA